The genomic DNA CCGCTATATGCCGCAAAAGATCCTATAATGAAATTCGGAAGGATCCCTCTTAATATGACGGATGTAAAAATAACAATTTTTAACGTTGCCGGAGAACTTGTTAAAACCCTCTCCGAACAAAGTGAAATAAAAACGCTCGGCACTGAAAAGTGCGCCGAGTGGAATGCCACAAATAATAGCGGTGAAAAGGTTGCCAGCGGTGTTTATATTTATGTGTTAAGAAGCGGGGATTCAAAACAGAAAAGCGGTAAAATCGCAGTTTTAAGATAAAAGTTTTATTTGTGTTAAAAGGAGTTCAAAATACGGCTCATTCAATTATTATCTGGTAATCTTCCCAGGCAATATCGTGTGAAGACTGTATATCTATTTCTGAACCTACAATTTTTTTGAGCCGTTGAAGCCTTTCTCTAAAATAAGGCGCGACTTCAGGCGAAAGCCTTATTCTAACCTTACCCGCGTGTCTTTCAACTTTTAAATGTTTAAGCTCGTTTGAAATATTAATAAACAAAGACTCTTTTGAAAGAACCACTCCCAAACCATTGCAGGTCGGACACTTTTCCCCCAAAAGGGCAAATAACGATTCTCTCCTTCTTTCTCTGGTCATCTCAATCAGGCCAAGTTTTGTGATCGGCCAAATTTTTATTTTTGCTTTGTCCCCTTTTACTGAATTTTTTAAAATATCCAAGACTCTTTGGCGGTTTCGTGCACTTTTCATATCAATAAAATCAATAACAATAATCCCGCCTATGTTTCTTAGCCTAATTTGCCTTGCAATTTCTTGTGCCGCTTCAACGTTAGTGGTTGTAACAGTTTCTTCCTGCGATTTTTTGCCCTTAAAGCGCCCGGTATTTACATCTATCGCGCAAAGCGATTCCGCCTCCTGAATTATAATATATCCGCCTGAAGGAAGATTTACATAGCTGGATGAAAGTTTTTTTATCTGATCTTCTATGCCGTAAGCTTTGAATATGTTTATTTTCCCCTGATGCTTTTGCACCTTATCCAGAAGTTCCGGGGAAACAATTTTTACAAAATCAACAACCTCGTCATACTCTTTCTGCGAATCAATAAGTAAAATATCTATTTCTTCATTGAAATAATCTCTAACTGTCTGAAAAACTATTCCCAGATCGCGATGAATTAAAGAAGGGACTTTTGCTTTTTCGGCTCTTTGGCTGATAGAAACCCAGAGTCTCTGAAGATATTTCATTTCCCTTTTTATTTCTTTTTCGCTGGCATCCTCCGCCTCCGTCCTGACAATAAAACCGCCCGGCTGATCCCCCTTAATTTCTTGAACCATTTTTTTTAGCCGGTCTGTTTCTTCCTTAGATTCTATGTTTT from Elusimicrobiota bacterium includes the following:
- a CDS encoding Rne/Rng family ribonuclease, which codes for MKREIIVNRSENETRVAILEDSELTDLFIERTESEKIVGNIYKGKVEAILPGLQSSFIDAGLVKNVYLSGDDVLSAGHERKIEKMLSRGKEILVQIDKEPIGTKGAKGNMNISLPGRLLVFMPFEKHIGISKNIESKEETDRLKKMVQEIKGDQPGGFIVRTEAEDASEKEIKREMKYLQRLWVSISQRAEKAKVPSLIHRDLGIVFQTVRDYFNEEIDILLIDSQKEYDEVVDFVKIVSPELLDKVQKHQGKINIFKAYGIEDQIKKLSSSYVNLPSGGYIIIQEAESLCAIDVNTGRFKGKKSQEETVTTTNVEAAQEIARQIRLRNIGGIIVIDFIDMKSARNRQRVLDILKNSVKGDKAKIKIWPITKLGLIEMTRERRRESLFALLGEKCPTCNGLGVVLSKESLFINISNELKHLKVERHAGKVRIRLSPEVAPYFRERLQRLKKIVGSEIDIQSSHDIAWEDYQIIIE